A window of the Streptomyces sp. NBC_00250 genome harbors these coding sequences:
- a CDS encoding urease accessory protein UreF: MTSRAALLVLADGRFPAGGHAHSGGAEAAVKAGRITDATSLAAFCRGRLHTAGLTAAALAAAAALGHDPYALDAAADARTPSPALRAAARKLGRQMMRAARATWPCPELDALAAAFPRGAHQPVVLGIAARAAGLGPEDAAHCVAYETVSGPATATVRLLSLDPFQATAVLARLAPAMDLVAEEAAAAARQGIDALPAASAPLLDITAEQHAAWPVRLFAS, from the coding sequence ATGACGAGTCGCGCTGCCCTCCTCGTGCTCGCCGACGGGCGGTTCCCCGCCGGCGGGCACGCCCACTCCGGCGGGGCCGAGGCCGCCGTCAAGGCCGGCCGGATCACCGACGCGACGAGCCTCGCCGCGTTCTGCCGCGGCAGGCTGCACACCGCCGGTCTCACCGCGGCGGCGCTCGCCGCCGCGGCCGCGCTCGGCCACGACCCGTACGCCCTCGACGCGGCCGCCGACGCCCGCACCCCCTCACCCGCCCTGCGCGCAGCCGCCCGCAAGCTCGGCCGGCAGATGATGCGCGCGGCCCGCGCCACCTGGCCGTGCCCCGAACTCGACGCGCTCGCAGCCGCGTTCCCGCGCGGCGCCCACCAGCCCGTCGTCCTCGGCATCGCCGCCCGCGCCGCCGGGCTCGGCCCCGAGGACGCCGCACACTGCGTCGCGTACGAGACCGTCAGCGGCCCCGCCACCGCCACGGTCCGGCTGCTGAGCCTGGACCCCTTCCAGGCCACCGCCGTCCTCGCCCGCCTCGCCCCCGCCATGGACCTGGTCGCCGAGGAAGCGGCAGCCGCCGCCCGGCAGGGCATCGACGCCCTGCCCGCCGCCTCCGCGCCCCTCCTCGACATCACCGCCGAGCAGCACGCGGCCTGGCCCGTCCGCCTCTTCGCATCCTGA
- the ureG gene encoding urease accessory protein UreG: MHLDHSHDHLGAVSADAHRPDGTRRALRIGLGGPVGSGKTATVAALCRVLRDSLSLAVVTNDIYTREDAEFLLRNAVLPPERIQAVETGACPHTAIRDDISANLEAVEELEDTVGPLDLILVESGGDNLTATFSKGLVDAQIFVIDVAGGDDIPRKGGPGVTTADLLVVNKTDLAPYVGSDLERMARDAEEQRGELPVAFTSLRAENGVAPVADWVRAQLGAWTA; the protein is encoded by the coding sequence ATGCACCTCGACCACTCCCACGACCACCTCGGCGCCGTCTCCGCCGACGCCCACCGCCCCGACGGCACCCGCCGCGCCCTGCGGATCGGACTCGGCGGACCCGTCGGCTCCGGCAAGACCGCCACCGTCGCCGCCCTCTGCCGGGTCCTGCGCGACTCCCTCTCCCTCGCCGTCGTCACCAACGACATCTACACCCGCGAGGACGCCGAGTTCCTGCTCCGCAACGCCGTCCTGCCTCCCGAGCGCATCCAGGCCGTCGAGACCGGCGCCTGCCCGCACACCGCCATCCGCGACGACATCTCCGCCAACCTCGAAGCCGTCGAGGAGCTGGAGGACACCGTAGGCCCGCTCGACCTCATCCTCGTCGAGTCCGGCGGCGACAACCTCACCGCCACCTTCTCCAAGGGCCTCGTCGACGCCCAGATCTTCGTCATCGACGTGGCCGGCGGCGACGACATCCCGCGCAAGGGCGGCCCCGGCGTCACCACCGCCGACCTCCTCGTCGTCAACAAGACCGACCTCGCCCCCTATGTGGGCTCCGACCTGGAACGGATGGCGCGGGACGCCGAGGAGCAGCGCGGCGAGCTGCCCGTCGCCTTCACCTCGCTGCGCGCCGAGAACGGCGTCGCCCCGGTCGCCGACTGGGTCCGGGCCCAGCTCGGAGCATGGACCGCGTGA
- a CDS encoding urease accessory protein UreD, which translates to MSLRATARIAAAADGGLPLLVSDGPFALRRTRASGPYTRVTVVGAMSAPLGGDRLAIETEVRDGARLLVDSAAATLALPGRSAEPAAYDVRITVGEEGVLRWLPEQLVSVHGSELRMRTVVELAATARLVLREEQILGRHGEPPGTLVTRLTVHRAGRPLLDQELAFGPGAPGGWDGGAVLGGHRATGQLLVVDPAFGGKPVEPRLLGENAVVTPLAGPAALATAVAPDALTVRRLLDTALSELAPF; encoded by the coding sequence GTGAGCCTGCGCGCCACCGCCCGGATCGCCGCCGCCGCCGACGGCGGGCTGCCGCTCCTGGTGAGCGACGGGCCCTTCGCCCTGCGTCGCACCAGAGCCTCCGGGCCGTACACCCGGGTCACCGTCGTCGGGGCGATGAGCGCCCCGCTCGGCGGTGACCGGCTCGCGATCGAGACCGAGGTACGGGACGGGGCCCGGCTCCTGGTCGACTCGGCCGCCGCCACCCTCGCCCTGCCGGGCCGGAGCGCCGAGCCCGCCGCGTACGACGTCCGGATCACCGTCGGGGAGGAGGGCGTGCTCCGCTGGCTGCCCGAACAGCTGGTCTCCGTCCACGGCTCGGAGCTGCGGATGCGTACGGTCGTCGAACTCGCCGCCACGGCACGGCTGGTCCTGCGCGAGGAGCAGATCCTCGGCCGACACGGCGAACCGCCCGGCACTCTCGTCACCCGCCTCACCGTCCACCGGGCCGGTCGCCCCCTCCTCGACCAGGAGCTGGCCTTCGGCCCCGGCGCTCCCGGCGGCTGGGACGGCGGCGCGGTCCTCGGCGGCCACCGGGCCACCGGACAGCTCCTCGTCGTCGACCCGGCGTTCGGGGGGAAGCCGGTGGAGCCACGGCTGCTCGGGGAGAACGCCGTCGTCACGCCGCTCGCGGGACCCGCGGCCCTCGCCACCGCCGTCGCCCCGGACGCCCTCACGGTGCGGCGTCTGCTCGACACCGCTCTGTCCGAACTCGCCCCGTTCTGA
- a CDS encoding alpha/beta hydrolase has product MRRTAVLGSAGTLISGTLVLGALAAPAANADSNRHLRDAEAIGVTVAASRAAQAGIDWQDCPADWGLEKPIQCGWVTVPVDYAKPNGKKIKIAVDRINATGTPAERQGALLYNPGGPGGSGLRFPRRVTTKNAIWAGAAKAYDFVGFDPRGVGKSAPISCVDPAEFVKGPKLDPVPDSEADKLAQRKLAAEYAKGCAEKSGDMLPFINTRNTARDLDVIRAALGEKKLNFVGVSYGTYLGAVYGTLFPTHVRRMVLDSVVNPSTRKIWYEVNLDQDIAFEGRLKDWMTWVAQNDATYHLGDTLAEVQQQWVTLRAAAKKEPLGGKVGPAELIGFFQNAPYYDSMWAPVAEAWSAYAAGDPQPLIDNAASDPTDTAGNAASENGNAVYTAVECADTPWPTSWKKWDRDNSRLHQQYPFMTWANAWMNLPCATWSAPRQRPTEVKTGKGLPPVLIAQSERDAATPYAGAVELHKRFKGSRLITEKDAGSHGITSLVNPCLNTKVEAYLLTGKLDATDQTCAPHATPKP; this is encoded by the coding sequence TTGAGACGTACGGCAGTGCTCGGCTCGGCCGGCACTCTGATATCGGGCACGCTCGTCCTGGGCGCACTCGCGGCCCCGGCGGCGAACGCCGACAGCAACCGTCACCTGCGTGACGCCGAGGCGATCGGCGTCACCGTCGCCGCGTCGCGGGCCGCCCAGGCCGGCATCGACTGGCAGGACTGCCCTGCCGACTGGGGCCTGGAGAAGCCGATCCAGTGCGGCTGGGTCACCGTCCCCGTCGACTACGCGAAGCCCAACGGCAAGAAGATCAAGATCGCGGTCGACCGGATCAACGCCACCGGCACCCCCGCCGAGCGCCAGGGCGCGCTCCTCTACAACCCGGGCGGCCCCGGCGGCTCCGGCCTGCGCTTCCCGCGCCGGGTCACCACCAAGAACGCGATCTGGGCGGGCGCCGCCAAGGCCTACGACTTCGTGGGCTTCGACCCGCGCGGCGTCGGCAAGTCGGCCCCCATCTCCTGTGTCGACCCGGCCGAGTTCGTCAAGGGTCCCAAGCTCGACCCGGTCCCCGACAGCGAGGCCGACAAGCTGGCGCAGCGCAAGCTCGCCGCCGAGTACGCCAAGGGCTGCGCCGAGAAGAGCGGCGACATGCTGCCCTTCATCAACACGCGCAACACCGCGCGTGACCTCGACGTCATCCGCGCCGCCCTCGGCGAGAAGAAGCTCAACTTCGTCGGCGTCTCCTACGGCACCTACCTCGGCGCGGTCTACGGCACCCTGTTCCCGACCCACGTCCGCCGCATGGTCCTCGACAGCGTCGTGAACCCGTCGACGCGCAAGATCTGGTACGAGGTCAACCTCGACCAGGACATCGCCTTCGAGGGCCGGCTCAAGGACTGGATGACCTGGGTCGCCCAGAACGACGCCACGTACCACCTCGGCGACACCCTGGCGGAGGTCCAGCAGCAGTGGGTGACCCTGCGCGCCGCCGCCAAGAAGGAGCCCCTGGGCGGCAAGGTCGGCCCGGCCGAGCTCATCGGCTTCTTCCAGAACGCCCCCTACTACGACTCCATGTGGGCCCCGGTGGCCGAGGCGTGGAGCGCGTACGCCGCGGGTGACCCGCAGCCGCTCATCGACAACGCGGCCTCGGACCCGACCGACACCGCCGGCAACGCGGCCTCGGAGAACGGCAACGCCGTCTACACCGCGGTCGAGTGCGCCGACACCCCCTGGCCGACCAGCTGGAAGAAGTGGGACCGGGACAACAGCCGGCTCCACCAGCAGTACCCCTTCATGACCTGGGCCAACGCATGGATGAACCTGCCCTGCGCCACCTGGTCCGCGCCGCGCCAGCGCCCGACCGAGGTGAAGACCGGCAAGGGCCTGCCGCCGGTGCTCATCGCCCAGTCCGAGCGCGACGCCGCCACCCCGTACGCGGGCGCCGTCGAGCTGCACAAGCGGTTCAAGGGCTCGCGCCTGATCACGGAGAAGGACGCCGGCTCGCACGGCATCACCAGCCTGGTCAACCCGTGCCTCAACACCAAGGTCGAGGCCTACCTGCTGACCGGCAAGCTGGACGCCACGGACCAGACCTGCGCCCCGCACGCCACCCCGAAGCCGTAA
- a CDS encoding NAD-dependent epimerase/dehydratase family protein — protein sequence MTKGTAFVLGGSGQVGRAAVRALVVDGWEVTAASRGGGRDERWPAEVRSVALDRTEEGALAAGLGEGVDVLVDIVAYDAGHGRQLTGLADRIGSAVVVSSGAVYEDEQGRSFDTQDRPDGFPDYPLPIPEDWRTVAPGDGTYGTRKVALERELLAAGDALPTTVLRAGAIHGPYSPGPRELWFVKRALDGRPVRLLAYEGTSRFHPVHVDNLAELVRLAAANPGSRVLNGGDPEAPTVAEIGAAIDAVMGVSSETVLIEGAPPQDIVGSTPWTAPRSVVYDMAAAERELGYRPVVSYADSLPETVAWLTERVAGRAWREAFPGLAKYGVDFFDYAAEDAWLASRG from the coding sequence ATGACCAAGGGAACCGCGTTCGTGCTGGGTGGATCGGGACAGGTGGGGCGGGCGGCCGTGCGGGCGCTCGTCGTGGACGGCTGGGAGGTGACGGCCGCCTCGCGGGGCGGCGGCAGGGACGAGAGGTGGCCGGCCGAGGTCCGGTCGGTGGCGCTCGACCGGACCGAGGAGGGCGCGCTCGCGGCGGGCCTGGGCGAGGGCGTCGACGTGCTCGTCGACATCGTCGCGTACGACGCCGGGCACGGGCGGCAGCTGACGGGGCTCGCGGACCGGATCGGTTCGGCGGTGGTGGTGTCCAGCGGCGCCGTCTACGAGGACGAGCAGGGGCGCAGCTTCGACACCCAGGACCGGCCGGACGGCTTCCCCGACTACCCGCTGCCGATCCCGGAGGACTGGCGGACGGTGGCGCCCGGCGACGGCACCTACGGCACCCGGAAGGTGGCGCTTGAGCGGGAGTTGCTGGCGGCGGGCGACGCCCTGCCGACGACGGTGCTGCGGGCGGGCGCGATCCACGGGCCGTACTCCCCTGGTCCGCGGGAGCTGTGGTTCGTGAAGCGGGCGCTGGACGGGCGGCCGGTGCGCCTTCTCGCGTACGAGGGCACCTCACGGTTCCACCCGGTGCACGTGGACAACCTCGCGGAGCTGGTCCGGCTGGCGGCGGCGAACCCGGGCAGTCGGGTGCTGAACGGCGGGGACCCGGAGGCGCCGACGGTGGCGGAGATCGGGGCGGCGATCGACGCGGTCATGGGTGTCAGCAGCGAGACGGTGCTGATCGAGGGCGCGCCGCCGCAGGACATCGTGGGGTCCACCCCGTGGACGGCGCCGCGTTCCGTGGTCTACGACATGGCGGCGGCGGAGCGGGAGTTGGGGTACAGGCCGGTGGTGTCGTACGCGGATTCGCTGCCGGAGACGGTCGCGTGGCTGACCGAGCGGGTGGCGGGCCGTGCGTGGCGGGAGGCGTTCCCCGGTCTCGCGAAGTACGGGGTGGACTTCTTCGACTACGCGGCGGAGGACGCCTGGCTGGCGTCGCGGGGGTGA
- a CDS encoding lysophospholipid acyltransferase family protein, translating into MFYHLMKHVLLGPLLKLLFRPRIEGLEHIPEEGAAIVAGNHLSFSDHFLMPVVLDRRITFLAKQEYFTGPGIKGRLTAAFFRAAGQIPVDRSGKEAGKAAIREGLGVLDKGELLGIYPEGTRSHDGRLYKGKVGVAVMALTAGVPVVPCAMVGTFEIQPPGKVVPRIRRVTIRFGAPLDFSRFAGSAGERAVVRAVTDEIMYEILRLSGQEYVDDYAAVVKAAEAEG; encoded by the coding sequence GTGTTCTACCACCTGATGAAGCACGTACTGCTCGGACCGCTCCTCAAGCTGCTGTTCAGGCCGCGGATCGAAGGTCTTGAGCACATCCCGGAGGAGGGCGCGGCGATCGTCGCGGGCAATCACCTCTCCTTCTCGGACCACTTCCTGATGCCGGTCGTCCTCGACCGGCGGATCACGTTCCTCGCGAAGCAGGAGTACTTCACGGGGCCGGGGATCAAGGGCCGGCTGACGGCCGCCTTCTTCCGGGCGGCCGGCCAGATCCCGGTCGACCGCTCGGGCAAGGAGGCGGGGAAGGCGGCGATCCGGGAGGGCCTCGGTGTGCTCGACAAGGGCGAGCTGCTGGGCATCTATCCGGAGGGGACGCGCTCGCACGACGGGCGGCTCTACAAGGGGAAGGTGGGCGTGGCGGTGATGGCGCTGACGGCCGGGGTGCCGGTGGTGCCCTGCGCGATGGTGGGGACCTTCGAGATCCAGCCGCCGGGGAAGGTCGTGCCGAGGATCCGCCGGGTCACGATCCGGTTCGGGGCGCCGCTGGACTTCTCCCGGTTCGCCGGGTCGGCGGGTGAGCGGGCGGTGGTCCGTGCGGTGACGGACGAGATCATGTACGAGATCCTCCGGTTGTCCGGACAGGAGTACGTGGACGACTACGCGGCGGTGGTGAAGGCGGCGGAGGCGGAGGGCTGA
- a CDS encoding DUF3048 domain-containing protein: MTGERGTRRPGRVLTALLCAVAAAGLYGCSDSGPPEPAPTPTPVPATTSPTPTTPAPTTPVPAGRSPFTGLPARPAPVLAVKIDNVAAARPHTGLGAADLVYVEQVEGGQTRLLAVFSSRLPDRTGPVRSARESDMELLAQFDDPALAYSGSQTALKPLLKAAPLHALPPEDAPRAFVRSEARPAPHNLYLLPGRALAAAPGVGTAQDIGFRFGPAPEGGTPVHERTVRYPAARYTFTWAPADKAWRVAMDGRPARTTDAGSLKPTTVVVQYVDIHPSRFHDFLGNVSPYTETVGSGTALVLRDGRAHEARWSRSSATAGTTFTTPSGAPMTFAPGQVWVVLAPRA; the protein is encoded by the coding sequence ATGACGGGCGAGCGCGGAACCAGGCGTCCCGGCCGCGTCCTCACCGCGCTGCTGTGCGCGGTGGCGGCGGCCGGGCTGTACGGCTGCTCCGACTCGGGCCCGCCGGAACCGGCCCCCACGCCGACTCCCGTTCCCGCCACCACGAGCCCCACTCCCACCACGCCCGCGCCGACCACCCCCGTGCCCGCCGGGCGCTCCCCCTTCACCGGTCTTCCCGCGCGCCCGGCGCCGGTCCTCGCCGTCAAGATCGACAACGTGGCCGCCGCCCGCCCCCACACCGGACTCGGCGCGGCCGACCTGGTCTACGTCGAGCAGGTCGAGGGCGGCCAGACGCGGCTCCTCGCGGTCTTCTCCTCCCGGCTCCCGGACAGGACGGGTCCCGTCCGCAGCGCCCGCGAGTCCGACATGGAGCTGCTGGCGCAGTTCGACGACCCGGCACTCGCCTACTCCGGCTCCCAGACCGCCCTCAAACCGCTGCTCAAGGCGGCGCCGCTGCACGCACTGCCCCCGGAGGACGCGCCCCGGGCCTTCGTCCGCAGCGAGGCCCGGCCCGCACCCCACAACCTGTACCTGCTGCCCGGACGGGCCCTCGCGGCGGCCCCCGGAGTCGGCACGGCCCAGGACATCGGCTTCCGCTTCGGCCCGGCTCCCGAGGGCGGTACCCCGGTCCACGAACGCACCGTGCGCTATCCCGCCGCCCGGTACACCTTCACCTGGGCCCCGGCTGACAAGGCCTGGCGGGTCGCGATGGACGGCCGCCCGGCCCGGACCACCGACGCCGGGTCGCTGAAGCCGACGACCGTCGTGGTCCAGTACGTCGACATCCACCCCTCGCGCTTCCACGACTTCCTCGGCAACGTCTCCCCGTACACCGAGACCGTCGGCAGCGGCACCGCGCTCGTCCTGCGCGACGGGCGCGCCCACGAGGCCCGCTGGTCCCGGTCCTCGGCGACGGCGGGCACGACGTTCACGACCCCGAGCGGAGCGCCGATGACCTTCGCCCCGGGCCAGGTCTGGGTGGTCCTCGCACCGCGGGCGTAG
- a CDS encoding ATP-binding SpoIIE family protein phosphatase, which yields MYGGNRRRRLTSRVTAGSSAALRSAVRRGRPGRNGEGAGFDPLSTRGRLAWLNSASASIGTTLDLERTAQELAEFTVPDFADGAAVDILEGVLRGEEGSRWTGTGIPPMRATAICAIESLTSLEPTPVGETSAVRVEQHETLLHRYCLRQGRPVLLSRMRQDDFIKVAPTRSAAEKMRAAGVHSYLAVPLIARGLLLGSADFVRGPGTPPFSSTDLALAEQLASQAAVFIDNARLYGRERAHVVALQRSLLPRATPVTPGLRVNAEYAPSAAQHGVGGDWYDVMALPSGRTALMVGDVMGHGLAAAATMGRLRAVGRTLIALDMAPERVLARLDLATRDLEDEQVATCLCAVYDPVDSTYTLASAGHLPPLLLDGRGGADFVDVPVGAPLGAGVIPYDPVRLTVPESSHLVMYTDGLVKSRHADLDHQLDLLRTAARGLGPAAVESGGLVERAPAGASRFDEAVLLGATTTPADPADLRVWRLPQEGRAASVARGLVTDQLAAWGLAELADVCELVVSELVGNALRYGNGPGELRLLRGDRLVVEVSDTGPDLPQIQHADLSDEGGRGLQLINMLCRRWGSCRTVSGKVVWAEQNLPS from the coding sequence GTGTACGGCGGCAACCGGCGACGGCGCCTGACCAGCAGGGTCACGGCCGGAAGCAGCGCAGCGCTGCGCTCGGCCGTGCGGCGCGGGAGGCCCGGCCGGAACGGTGAAGGAGCCGGCTTCGACCCGCTCTCCACCCGCGGGCGGCTCGCCTGGCTGAATTCGGCCAGCGCCAGCATCGGGACCACCCTCGACCTGGAGCGCACCGCCCAGGAGCTGGCCGAGTTCACCGTCCCCGACTTCGCCGACGGCGCCGCCGTGGACATCCTGGAGGGCGTCCTGCGGGGCGAGGAGGGCTCCCGGTGGACGGGCACCGGCATCCCCCCGATGCGCGCCACCGCCATCTGTGCCATCGAGTCGCTGACCTCCCTGGAGCCCACGCCGGTGGGCGAGACCTCCGCCGTCCGCGTGGAGCAGCACGAGACGCTGCTCCACCGGTACTGCCTGCGGCAGGGGAGACCGGTCCTCCTGAGCCGCATGCGGCAGGACGACTTCATCAAGGTCGCGCCGACCCGGAGCGCCGCGGAGAAGATGCGTGCCGCCGGGGTGCACAGCTACCTGGCGGTGCCGCTGATCGCCCGCGGGCTGCTCCTGGGCAGTGCCGACTTCGTGCGCGGTCCGGGCACGCCCCCGTTCTCCTCCACGGACCTGGCACTCGCGGAGCAGCTCGCCTCGCAGGCCGCCGTCTTCATCGACAACGCCCGGCTCTACGGACGCGAGCGCGCCCACGTCGTCGCGCTGCAGCGCAGCCTGCTGCCGCGCGCGACGCCGGTCACCCCCGGACTACGGGTGAACGCCGAGTACGCGCCCTCGGCGGCCCAGCACGGGGTGGGCGGCGACTGGTACGACGTGATGGCCCTGCCCAGCGGCCGTACGGCCCTCATGGTGGGTGACGTCATGGGGCACGGTCTGGCCGCCGCCGCGACGATGGGGCGGCTGCGCGCGGTCGGCCGCACCCTGATCGCCCTGGACATGGCTCCTGAACGCGTCCTGGCCCGGCTCGACCTCGCCACCCGGGACCTGGAGGACGAGCAGGTCGCCACCTGTCTCTGCGCGGTCTACGATCCGGTCGACTCCACGTACACGCTCGCCAGCGCGGGTCATCTGCCGCCGCTGCTGCTCGACGGACGGGGCGGCGCCGACTTCGTGGACGTGCCGGTCGGCGCCCCGCTCGGCGCGGGTGTGATCCCCTACGACCCGGTGCGCCTGACAGTGCCGGAGAGCAGCCATCTGGTCATGTACACGGACGGCCTCGTCAAGTCCCGGCACGCGGACCTGGACCATCAGCTGGACCTCCTGCGCACGGCGGCGCGCGGCCTGGGGCCCGCCGCCGTGGAGAGCGGCGGACTGGTGGAGCGGGCGCCGGCCGGTGCCTCGCGCTTCGACGAGGCGGTGCTCCTCGGAGCGACGACCACCCCGGCCGACCCGGCCGACCTCCGCGTCTGGCGGTTGCCCCAGGAGGGTCGGGCCGCGTCCGTGGCGCGGGGCCTGGTCACGGACCAGCTCGCCGCGTGGGGCCTCGCGGAGCTGGCCGACGTGTGCGAGCTCGTCGTCTCCGAGCTGGTCGGCAACGCGCTGCGCTACGGCAACGGCCCCGGTGAGCTCCGGCTGCTGCGCGGCGACCGGCTCGTCGTGGAGGTCTCGGACACGGGCCCGGACCTGCCCCAGATCCAGCACGCGGACCTCAGCGACGAGGGTGGCCGGGGCCTCCAGCTGATCAACATGCTGTGCCGCAGATGGGGATCCTGCCGTACGGTCTCGGGCAAGGTCGTCTGGGCGGAGCAGAACCTGCCGTCCTGA
- a CDS encoding cytochrome c oxidase assembly protein encodes MDHSGHGMTTDLPPFTLGRGLEFSPDLFFLIGCLAALGLYGWGVARLRRRGDAWPVSRTVFFAVGVLTIALVMCTKLNDYGMVMFSVHMVQHMVISMLSPILLLLGAPVTLALRALPVAGRGSTGPRELLLKLLHSRYMKVITHPGFTIPMFIASLYALYFTPLFDFLMGSKPGHIGMMVHFLMVGVVFFWPIMGVDPGPHRPGYVMRMLELFAGMPFHAFFGIALMMASEPMVKAYQSPPASLGIDALTDQNAAGGIAWAFSEIPSVLVLIALVYQWYHSEQRQAVRLDRAADRDGDKELEAYNAYLASLRTGGR; translated from the coding sequence ATGGATCACAGCGGGCACGGCATGACCACGGATCTGCCGCCGTTCACGCTGGGACGGGGCCTGGAGTTCTCTCCCGACCTGTTCTTCCTGATCGGCTGCCTCGCGGCGCTCGGTCTGTACGGCTGGGGCGTGGCGCGGCTGCGGCGGCGCGGGGACGCGTGGCCGGTGAGCCGGACGGTGTTCTTCGCGGTCGGCGTGCTGACCATCGCGCTCGTCATGTGCACCAAGCTCAACGACTACGGCATGGTCATGTTCAGCGTGCACATGGTCCAGCACATGGTGATCTCCATGCTGTCGCCGATCCTGCTGCTGCTCGGTGCGCCGGTGACGCTGGCCCTGCGGGCGCTGCCGGTGGCGGGCCGGGGCTCGACGGGGCCGCGCGAGCTGCTCCTGAAGCTGCTGCACAGCCGGTACATGAAGGTGATCACGCACCCCGGCTTCACGATCCCGATGTTCATCGCGAGCCTGTACGCGCTGTACTTCACGCCGCTGTTCGACTTCCTGATGGGCTCGAAGCCGGGCCACATCGGGATGATGGTCCACTTCCTGATGGTGGGCGTGGTCTTCTTCTGGCCGATCATGGGCGTCGACCCGGGTCCGCACCGGCCGGGCTATGTGATGCGGATGCTGGAGCTGTTCGCGGGCATGCCGTTCCACGCCTTCTTCGGCATCGCGCTGATGATGGCCTCGGAGCCGATGGTCAAGGCGTACCAGAGCCCGCCGGCCTCGCTGGGGATCGACGCCCTCACCGACCAGAACGCGGCGGGCGGCATCGCCTGGGCGTTCAGCGAGATCCCGTCGGTGCTGGTGCTGATCGCGCTGGTCTACCAGTGGTACCACTCCGAGCAGCGGCAGGCGGTCCGTCTGGACCGGGCAGCCGACCGGGACGGGGACAAGGAGCTGGAGGCGTACAACGCGTACCTCGCCTCGCTCCGGACCGGTGGTCGGTGA
- a CDS encoding 6-phosphofructokinase: MRIGVLTSGGDCPGLNAVIRSVVHRAVVDHGDEVIGFLDGWKGLLECDYRKLDLEAVGGILARGGTILGSSRVQPAHLVDGVERARGHVADLGLDAIIPIGGEGTLKAANLLSEAGLPIVGVPKTIDNDIASTDVTFGFDTAVTVATEALDRLKTTAESHQRVLVVEVMGRHTGWIALHSGMAAGAHAVVVPERPFDMDELTARVGERFEAGKRFAIVVVAEGAKPREGSMEFKTAGTDIYGHERFTGIANQLSVELERRLGKEARPVILGHVQRGGTPTAYDRVLATRFGWHAVEAAHRGEFGMLTALRGTDITMVPLAQAVESLKTVPADRYAEAECVI, from the coding sequence ATGCGCATTGGCGTGCTCACCTCCGGCGGAGACTGCCCCGGTCTGAACGCTGTCATCCGTTCCGTCGTGCACCGAGCCGTCGTCGACCACGGCGACGAGGTCATCGGCTTCCTCGACGGATGGAAGGGCCTGCTGGAGTGCGACTACCGCAAGCTCGATCTCGAAGCGGTGGGCGGCATCCTGGCCCGTGGCGGCACCATCCTCGGTTCCTCGCGGGTCCAGCCCGCGCACCTGGTCGACGGCGTCGAGCGCGCCCGCGGCCATGTCGCCGACCTGGGACTCGACGCGATCATCCCGATCGGCGGCGAGGGCACCCTCAAGGCGGCGAACCTGCTCTCCGAAGCGGGCCTCCCGATCGTCGGTGTCCCGAAGACCATCGACAACGACATCGCCTCCACCGACGTCACCTTCGGCTTCGACACGGCCGTGACCGTCGCCACCGAGGCCCTCGACCGGCTGAAGACCACCGCCGAGTCCCACCAGCGGGTCCTCGTCGTCGAGGTCATGGGCCGTCACACCGGCTGGATAGCGCTGCACTCCGGCATGGCCGCCGGCGCGCACGCCGTGGTGGTCCCCGAGCGTCCCTTCGACATGGACGAGCTGACCGCCCGGGTCGGCGAGCGGTTCGAGGCCGGCAAGCGGTTCGCGATCGTGGTCGTCGCCGAGGGCGCGAAGCCGCGTGAGGGCTCGATGGAGTTCAAGACCGCCGGTACCGACATCTACGGCCACGAGCGCTTCACCGGGATCGCAAACCAGCTCTCCGTCGAGCTGGAGCGGCGGCTCGGCAAGGAGGCCCGTCCGGTGATCCTGGGTCACGTCCAGCGCGGCGGCACCCCGACCGCGTACGACCGTGTCCTCGCGACCCGCTTCGGCTGGCACGCGGTCGAGGCCGCGCACCGCGGCGAGTTCGGCATGCTGACGGCGCTGCGCGGCACGGACATCACGATGGTCCCGCTGGCCCAGGCCGTGGAGAGCCTCAAGACGGTCCCCGCCGACCGCTACGCCGAGGCCGAGTGCGTGATCTGA